The Nocardioides sp. S5 genome includes a window with the following:
- a CDS encoding WXG100 family type VII secretion target, with the protein MAVGLVYSEMQAAAQAVADAVEPLQQTLQALGATIETEAGKGFSGQAAAGFGEAINAWFDVAITLGPILDGYSQSLMYVAQEHATNDVAQAERSGQLADRLGGGPR; encoded by the coding sequence GTGGCCGTCGGACTTGTCTACTCCGAGATGCAGGCGGCGGCGCAGGCCGTCGCCGACGCGGTGGAGCCGTTGCAGCAGACGCTGCAGGCGCTGGGCGCCACCATCGAGACCGAGGCCGGCAAGGGCTTCAGCGGGCAGGCGGCCGCCGGCTTCGGCGAGGCCATCAACGCGTGGTTCGACGTCGCGATCACGCTCGGCCCGATCCTCGACGGCTACTCGCAGAGCCTGATGTACGTCGCCCAGGAGCACGCCACCAACGACGTGGCCCAGGCCGAGCGCTCGGGCCAGCTCGCCGACCGGCTCGGCGGTGGTCCCCGGTGA
- a CDS encoding putative T7SS-secreted protein, translating into MPDFEVEGHPGNIRSRAVLMEQKGQLFYDTGDALSRIDVSGWTGRAADEFREAHDLEPDRWIKAGNGFKKAAGGLTTYAGVLEDAQRRAAEAKAEHERGQQESENARTQYGSYMDRMRAYWSSGGTDQAQPFVDWGDPIQQEALRAMQAVRADLDNAAHVCAGEVRAGCADAPEEPNWLESGLKFVGGIFEGAGEAVWDLLTMVPFSPVNLVIDAYKLATGDLTPEELAKTYELDVENAVDMAQGIYTGLTTDPIGFGKELGKSLLDWDTWADDPARAIGHLVPDAIAAVATGGAGALATRGGKLATDGLDALSDMGKLRHLDDLSNGRLYSMMDDVPHRTTFSPDQLGSSRVDDVLSRHDTSRGELNDLINKPSSQLTSSERDLINAVRNDLPAPTPDTVMQKVIDQPYFDEKTGELRWGDSDNYVLDRYTPDEVRGAVTVADDTAHLGNPRDINERLRLDYDGTHHTPDDASTHVIRFQSDQPDFEVPRNQDMTGSPSSYDDWNQPFTGNGFTSAADDVIPEYAVPRGETVTIREGAEMWEITDSGTQRLVAVLRTVDGVPSWIPQGN; encoded by the coding sequence GTGCCGGACTTCGAGGTCGAGGGCCACCCCGGCAACATCCGCTCCAGGGCCGTGCTGATGGAGCAGAAGGGCCAGCTCTTCTACGACACCGGCGACGCGTTGTCGAGGATCGACGTGTCCGGGTGGACCGGCCGGGCCGCCGACGAGTTCCGCGAGGCGCACGACCTCGAGCCGGACCGCTGGATCAAGGCCGGCAACGGCTTCAAGAAGGCCGCCGGAGGCCTCACGACGTACGCCGGCGTGCTGGAGGACGCCCAGCGGCGCGCGGCGGAGGCGAAGGCCGAGCACGAACGCGGGCAGCAGGAGTCGGAGAACGCCCGCACGCAGTACGGGTCCTACATGGACCGGATGCGTGCCTACTGGAGCAGCGGTGGCACCGACCAGGCCCAGCCGTTCGTCGACTGGGGCGACCCGATCCAGCAGGAGGCACTGCGGGCCATGCAGGCGGTCCGCGCCGACCTCGACAACGCCGCCCACGTGTGCGCGGGTGAGGTCCGGGCCGGCTGCGCCGACGCGCCCGAGGAGCCCAACTGGCTCGAGTCGGGCCTGAAGTTCGTCGGCGGCATCTTCGAGGGCGCCGGCGAGGCGGTGTGGGACCTGCTGACGATGGTTCCGTTCAGCCCGGTCAACCTGGTGATCGACGCCTACAAGCTCGCCACCGGCGACCTCACGCCGGAGGAGCTGGCCAAGACCTACGAGCTCGACGTGGAGAACGCCGTCGACATGGCGCAGGGCATCTACACCGGCCTCACCACCGACCCGATCGGGTTCGGCAAGGAGCTCGGCAAGAGCCTGCTCGACTGGGACACCTGGGCCGACGACCCGGCCCGAGCGATCGGTCACCTCGTGCCCGACGCCATCGCGGCCGTCGCGACCGGCGGCGCCGGCGCGCTCGCGACGCGGGGCGGCAAGCTCGCGACGGACGGTCTCGACGCCCTCTCCGACATGGGCAAGCTGCGCCACCTCGACGACCTGAGCAACGGCCGTCTCTACTCGATGATGGACGACGTCCCGCACCGCACGACCTTCTCCCCCGACCAGCTCGGCAGCTCCCGGGTCGACGACGTCCTTTCCCGGCACGACACCTCCCGCGGCGAGCTCAACGACCTGATCAACAAGCCGTCCTCGCAGCTCACCAGCTCCGAGCGGGACCTCATCAACGCGGTGCGCAACGACCTCCCCGCGCCCACCCCCGACACGGTGATGCAGAAGGTCATCGACCAGCCCTACTTCGACGAGAAGACCGGCGAGCTCAGGTGGGGCGACTCGGACAACTACGTCCTGGACCGGTACACGCCCGACGAGGTGCGTGGCGCCGTGACGGTGGCCGACGACACCGCACACCTCGGCAATCCGCGAGACATCAACGAGAGATTGCGCCTCGACTACGACGGCACCCACCACACGCCCGACGACGCCTCGACCCACGTGATCCGGTTCCAGTCCGACCAACCCGACTTCGAGGTGCCGCGCAACCAGGACATGACGGGATCCCCCTCCAGCTACGACGACTGGAACCAGCCCTTCACCGGCAATGGCTTCACGAGTGCAGCGGATGATGTGATTCCCGAGTACGCCGTACCGCGGGGCGAGACCGTGACGATCAGGGAGGGTGCCGAGATGTGGGAGATCACCGACTCGGGGACGCAGCGCCTCGTCGCCGTCCTGCGCACGGTCGACGGTGTGCCCTCGTGGATCCCGCAGGGCAACTGA
- a CDS encoding (Fe-S)-binding protein, with product MQMIAIVVSFALTAVAVAMLVPAVRRMLGVIRAGQPAPGRTDNPAGRTTTMLKETFLHTRMLQWHWVGIMHWFVYAAFLFLSTAVLAAYFQLFEPSFAWPLIGHWYPYEWFSELIGLLSTVGIIYLILVRQRHHPRSEGRRSRFFGSNFWQAYFVEALALLEGAAILFVRAAEWKLDEDAGRSHYPIASWIGDALYPNDTQTLENLIYGIAAFKISLAMIWLMVIARNITMGVAWHRFTAWFNIWFKRESDGSTALGAMKPLMSDGKAVTLDDIDDLDEDSVLGVGKVEDFAWKGILDFTTCTECGRCQSQCPAWNTEKPLSPKLLITALRDHAYAKHDGDPAHAERELVGVGAKGESGGTAGADVLDYFYNPEDAPFVIDEDVLWSCTSCGACVQQCPVDIEHVDHIMDMRRYQLLVESNFPAELNQLFKGLENKGNPWNMSSTARMDWAKGLDFEVPVVGEDLESLESVDWLFWVGCAGAYEDRAKKTTRAVAELLDMAGISFGVLGNGETCTGDPARRAGNEFVFQGLAQQNVETFKEYKVKKVVSTCAHCFNTLKNEYKDFGIELEVVHHTQLLNRLVREGRLTPVTDGAGAAKRSITYHDPCYLGRHNEVYSPPRELLQVLPGAEVIEMERNSEKSFCCGAGGARMWMEENIGERINMNRTKEAVGTGADQIAVGCPFCRVMLSDGLTMQQSKGEAREEVEVLDVAQMLLASVKGEQATKAAPGSSAAAAPAAAVADTDVATKDEPEAGDVTVTEDTVTETADVGPAAKASGGSSLFDTPAPEEPAPAEPASAAKPAESGSLFDTPAPEPTPEPTVEAESPSDSTGSVPAETPATDLGAGGSLFDLGTPSEPETAAAEPAVAVESPSDSTPSAPAETPAPADLGGGGSLFDIAAPEAPAPRAAEPTPEATPEPEAKAAPEPEAGPEQSVAAAPEPVAEAAPAPSGTTSTPTTDADLSSLGSLFDLEAPATTAAPAASAPAPAAEPEVEATPEAEAEAEAEAQPEPEPVEAEPESVASEEPAAAAPSAPASSGATSTPTTDVDISGLGSLFDLEAPATTAAPAASAPAPAAEPEAQVEAEPAASTPSSPPSGADLSRAATFADPEDPAPEAEPAAEPIAEAPTVDDPETVLDADDVPADEPAAEEPEEPATKPATKPAPSTDGPAHTPRTDVDISGSGSLFDL from the coding sequence ATGCAGATGATCGCGATCGTCGTCTCGTTCGCACTGACCGCCGTCGCCGTGGCCATGCTGGTCCCGGCCGTACGCCGCATGCTGGGCGTGATCCGCGCGGGCCAGCCGGCCCCGGGGCGCACGGACAACCCGGCCGGGCGCACGACGACGATGCTCAAGGAGACGTTCCTCCACACGCGGATGCTCCAGTGGCACTGGGTCGGCATCATGCACTGGTTCGTCTACGCCGCGTTCCTCTTCCTCAGCACGGCCGTGCTGGCGGCGTACTTCCAGCTCTTCGAGCCGTCCTTCGCCTGGCCGCTCATCGGCCACTGGTACCCCTACGAGTGGTTCAGCGAGCTCATCGGCCTGCTCAGCACCGTCGGCATCATCTACCTCATCCTGGTCCGCCAGCGGCACCACCCGCGCTCCGAGGGCCGCCGCAGCCGCTTCTTCGGCTCGAACTTCTGGCAGGCCTACTTCGTCGAGGCGCTCGCGCTGCTCGAGGGCGCGGCGATCCTCTTCGTCCGCGCCGCGGAGTGGAAGCTCGACGAGGACGCCGGCCGCAGCCACTACCCGATCGCCTCGTGGATCGGTGACGCGCTCTACCCCAACGACACCCAGACGCTCGAGAACCTCATCTACGGCATCGCCGCCTTCAAGATCTCGCTGGCGATGATCTGGCTGATGGTGATCGCCCGCAACATCACCATGGGCGTCGCGTGGCACCGCTTCACCGCGTGGTTCAACATCTGGTTCAAGCGCGAGTCCGACGGCAGCACCGCTCTCGGTGCGATGAAGCCGCTGATGTCGGACGGCAAGGCGGTCACGCTCGACGATATCGACGACCTCGACGAGGACTCGGTGCTCGGCGTCGGCAAGGTCGAGGACTTCGCCTGGAAGGGGATCCTCGACTTCACCACCTGCACCGAGTGCGGTCGCTGCCAGTCGCAGTGCCCCGCGTGGAACACCGAGAAGCCGCTGTCGCCCAAGCTGCTCATCACCGCGCTGCGCGACCACGCGTACGCCAAGCACGACGGTGACCCTGCCCACGCCGAGCGCGAGCTCGTCGGTGTCGGCGCCAAGGGCGAGAGCGGCGGCACCGCCGGCGCGGACGTCCTCGACTACTTCTACAACCCCGAGGACGCGCCGTTCGTCATCGACGAGGACGTGCTGTGGAGCTGCACCTCGTGCGGCGCCTGCGTCCAGCAGTGTCCCGTCGACATCGAGCACGTCGACCACATCATGGACATGCGGCGCTACCAGCTGCTGGTGGAGTCGAACTTCCCCGCCGAGCTCAACCAGCTCTTCAAGGGCCTGGAGAACAAGGGCAACCCGTGGAACATGTCGAGCACGGCTCGCATGGACTGGGCCAAGGGCCTCGACTTCGAGGTGCCGGTCGTCGGCGAGGACCTGGAGTCCCTCGAGTCGGTGGACTGGCTGTTCTGGGTCGGCTGCGCCGGGGCGTACGAGGACCGCGCGAAGAAGACCACGCGTGCGGTGGCCGAGCTGCTCGACATGGCCGGCATCTCCTTCGGCGTGCTCGGCAACGGCGAGACCTGCACCGGTGACCCGGCCCGTCGCGCCGGCAACGAGTTCGTCTTCCAGGGCCTGGCCCAGCAGAACGTCGAGACGTTCAAGGAGTACAAGGTCAAGAAGGTCGTCTCGACCTGCGCCCACTGCTTCAACACGCTCAAGAACGAGTACAAGGACTTCGGCATCGAGCTCGAGGTCGTCCACCACACCCAGCTGCTCAACCGCCTCGTGCGCGAGGGCAGGCTGACGCCCGTCACCGACGGCGCGGGTGCGGCGAAGCGCTCGATCACCTACCACGACCCGTGCTACCTCGGTCGCCACAACGAGGTCTACTCGCCGCCGCGCGAGCTGCTCCAGGTGCTGCCCGGAGCCGAGGTCATCGAGATGGAGCGCAACTCCGAGAAGTCCTTCTGCTGCGGCGCCGGCGGCGCGCGCATGTGGATGGAGGAGAACATCGGCGAGCGGATCAACATGAACCGCACGAAGGAGGCCGTCGGCACCGGCGCCGACCAGATCGCCGTCGGCTGCCCCTTCTGCCGCGTGATGCTCTCCGACGGCCTCACCATGCAGCAGAGCAAGGGCGAGGCGCGCGAGGAGGTCGAGGTCCTCGACGTCGCGCAGATGCTGCTGGCATCGGTGAAGGGCGAGCAGGCGACCAAGGCCGCGCCCGGGTCCTCTGCTGCTGCGGCTCCCGCCGCCGCCGTCGCCGACACCGACGTCGCCACCAAGGACGAGCCGGAGGCCGGTGACGTCACCGTCACCGAGGACACCGTCACCGAGACCGCCGACGTCGGCCCCGCCGCCAAGGCGTCGGGCGGCTCGTCGCTCTTCGACACGCCCGCCCCCGAGGAGCCCGCTCCCGCGGAGCCGGCGTCGGCCGCGAAGCCCGCCGAGTCCGGCTCGCTCTTCGACACCCCCGCGCCCGAGCCCACCCCTGAGCCCACCGTCGAGGCTGAGTCTCCCAGCGACTCAACCGGGAGTGTGCCCGCCGAGACGCCGGCCACCGACCTCGGCGCGGGCGGATCGCTCTTCGACCTCGGCACCCCCAGCGAGCCGGAGACCGCGGCCGCAGAGCCCGCCGTCGCCGTTGAGTCTCCCAGCGACTCAACCCCCAGTGCGCCCGCCGAGACCCCCGCCCCGGCTGACCTCGGCGGCGGCGGATCGCTCTTCGACATCGCCGCGCCCGAGGCGCCTGCACCCAGGGCCGCGGAGCCGACGCCCGAGGCCACGCCCGAGCCCGAGGCGAAGGCCGCGCCGGAGCCCGAGGCCGGGCCGGAGCAGTCGGTCGCGGCTGCGCCCGAGCCGGTCGCGGAGGCTGCCCCGGCGCCGAGCGGTACGACGTCCACGCCGACCACCGATGCCGACCTGTCGAGCCTCGGCTCGCTGTTCGACCTCGAGGCGCCGGCCACGACAGCCGCCCCTGCTGCGAGTGCACCCGCGCCGGCCGCGGAGCCCGAGGTGGAGGCGACGCCCGAGGCAGAGGCGGAGGCGGAGGCGGAGGCGCAGCCCGAGCCCGAGCCGGTCGAGGCCGAGCCCGAGTCGGTCGCCTCCGAGGAGCCGGCAGCTGCCGCGCCGAGCGCGCCGGCGTCCAGCGGTGCGACCTCGACCCCGACCACCGACGTCGACATCTCCGGCCTCGGCTCGCTGTTCGACCTAGAGGCACCGGCCACGACGGCGGCGCCCGCCGCCAGCGCACCCGCACCTGCTGCGGAGCCGGAGGCCCAGGTCGAGGCCGAGCCAGCGGCATCGACTCCCAGCTCACCGCCGAGCGGCGCGGACCTCAGCCGGGCAGCGACCTTCGCCGACCCCGAGGACCCCGCTCCCGAGGCCGAGCCTGCCGCGGAGCCCATCGCCGAGGCGCCCACCGTGGACGACCCGGAGACGGTGCTCGACGCGGACGACGTCCCAGCGGACGAGCCGGCGGCCGAGGAGCCCGAGGAGCCGGCGACCAAGCCGGCGACCAAGCCGGCCCCGTCCACCGACGGCCCGGCCCACACGCCGCGTACGGACGTCGACATCAGCGGTTCGGGCTCGCTCTTCGACCTCTGA
- a CDS encoding toxin-antitoxin system HicB family antitoxin, producing MDITPYVDSLRRDLLAAAEAGGEELKQAAERLAYALDPSARLALMEAISHAAAEITAELPDGSVDVRLVGRQLDFVVEVAPPSAVPAPPPPPAAPAPPEDEDGDLARITLRIPEAVKARAEERAAAAGQSLNTWLVGVVRAASNDHAINIDVDLSSIPFVGYDPFAATRKQGNARRMTGWL from the coding sequence ATGGACATCACGCCGTACGTCGACTCCCTCCGCCGCGACCTCCTCGCCGCGGCCGAGGCCGGTGGCGAGGAGCTCAAGCAGGCCGCGGAGCGCCTGGCCTACGCCCTCGACCCGAGCGCACGCCTCGCCCTGATGGAGGCCATCTCCCACGCCGCGGCCGAGATCACCGCCGAGCTGCCCGACGGCAGCGTCGACGTACGCCTGGTGGGTCGCCAGCTCGACTTCGTCGTCGAGGTCGCGCCGCCGAGCGCCGTCCCGGCACCGCCTCCCCCGCCCGCGGCCCCGGCACCGCCGGAGGACGAGGACGGCGACCTGGCCCGGATCACCCTCCGCATCCCCGAGGCCGTCAAGGCCCGCGCCGAGGAGCGGGCCGCGGCCGCCGGGCAGAGCCTCAACACTTGGCTGGTCGGCGTCGTGCGCGCCGCCTCCAACGACCACGCGATCAACATCGACGTCGACCTCAGCAGCATCCCGTTCGTCGGCTACGACCCGTTCGCGGCCACCCGGAAGCAGGGCAACGCCAGGCGGATGACCGGCTGGCTCTGA